The Sporosarcina ureae genome includes a region encoding these proteins:
- the eutL gene encoding ethanolamine utilization microcompartment protein EutL gives MKVYADILSMQVISNVSPELAEKFKLRPNQRSLGLVTTTIDDVGYTAIDAATKHSDVEVVYAKSFYAGSAHSSGPLSGEFIGIIAGSSPEEVKSGLDSIRITIEHEAYFETINGNPDHALYAHTISSCGSYLADMANVPYGQSLAYLIAPPVEAVIGLDAALKAADVTLCVLYAPPSETNFGGGLLTGSQSSCKAAADAFREAIQNMADHPLSY, from the coding sequence ATGAAAGTCTATGCAGACATATTGTCGATGCAAGTCATTTCAAACGTCAGTCCGGAACTAGCTGAGAAATTTAAATTGAGACCTAACCAGCGTAGCTTGGGTTTGGTGACAACGACAATTGATGACGTCGGCTATACTGCAATTGATGCAGCAACGAAGCATAGTGATGTGGAAGTGGTCTACGCAAAAAGCTTTTACGCGGGCTCAGCACATTCTTCTGGACCGCTATCCGGTGAATTTATTGGAATCATTGCAGGTTCGTCACCAGAAGAAGTAAAAAGTGGTTTGGATTCGATCCGTATAACGATAGAGCATGAAGCTTATTTTGAAACGATTAACGGAAATCCAGATCATGCGTTATATGCGCATACGATCTCCAGCTGCGGAAGTTATTTAGCTGACATGGCAAATGTACCCTATGGACAGTCGTTGGCGTACTTGATTGCACCACCTGTTGAAGCCGTCATCGGTTTGGATGCTGCTCTCAAAGCTGCGGACGTCACACTTTGTGTACTCTATGCACCTCCCTCCGAAACAAACTTCGGCGGTGGTCTGCTGACAGGTAGTCAATCTTCTTGCAAGGCAGCAGCCGATGCGTTCAGGGAAGCGATACAGAACATGGCGGATCATCCGCTAAGTTATTAA